A single Glycine soja cultivar W05 chromosome 14, ASM419377v2, whole genome shotgun sequence DNA region contains:
- the LOC114385316 gene encoding uncharacterized protein LOC114385316, producing the protein MSNNTNSSSSKTQPTFLNPPNPNPQHFSKSNGVGNHQGQNLMPPFMQPPMNAAPFMNAANHNHFPLHMPHMGLPGHQQGQPHVGGLGPQNSVGNANYNNPMFPPVQGQVMQNQAQFNLSPLQGQFLAQSILNMLQQPNMNMSMPNGQFCGPYLMQNMNPQLPMQMPNPSQGVPYGMHPGSCPMFGFPNQVPQAMVPQNSMFSTNPQLGFVPGNQVRPQIDPNEKNLNPPNVSANSFVSSSPFSSQQLQGNTSGSLNPNLAHTNNSQPPAFMKQEKPNSNIKTNVPNSNWKGSPSKNFKNKPNRGGFQAGFQKSKFHDVNNGKKGSGFPIEHNGKGPNSGRGGHYGLKPKEHKQQPERSLSVTYTVQEIQQWREARKKNHPFNNNIQKKHSEHPKDRKAINREVLQRELKEVLAKQAELGVEVAEIPSYYLKNSDNQALQSEGKNKFTDKRKFQNKFNKKSDRKGRFAKRQKFDDKDFSESPSLKKRKPTLLQKLLSSDVKRDKSHLIQVFRFMVMNSFFKHCLDKPLRYPLVVVKEKGSEVDGEEKYLHTGKDVLKGGNEETVQKIVTFNNDNSHDCEDEDSDDDENDSIVDNNLHKDPSSLVKRQCDSGEGIGKFDEEEGEIIE; encoded by the exons ATGTCTAACAATACCAACTCCTCCTCCTCAAAAACTCAACCCACTTTCTTGAATCCTCCTAATCCTAACCCCCAACATTTCTCGAAAAGCAATGGTGTGGGCAATCACCAAGGCCAAAACTTGATGCCCCCTTTTATGCAGCCACCCATGAATGCAGCACCTTTCATGAATGCTGCAAATCACAATCATTTTCCCTTGCATATGCCTCATATGGGTTTGCCTGGTCATCAACAGGGTCAACCACATGTGGGGGGTTTAGGTCCCCAAAACAGTGTTGGCAATGCCAATTACAACAATCCAATGTTTCCTCCTGTTCAGGGACAAGTCATGCAGAATCAAGCTCAATTCAATTTGTCTCCACTCCAGGGACAATTTTTAGCACAAAGTATTCTCAACATGCTTCAGCAGCCCAACATGAATATGAGTATGCCAAATGGCCAGTTTTGTGGCCCTTACCTTATGCAGAATATGAATCCGCAGTTACCTATGCAAATGCCAAACCCTTCTCAGGGGGTTCCGTATGGTATGCATCCTGGTTCCTGCCCCATGTTCGGGTTTCCAAACCAAGTGCCTCAGGCTATGGTCCCTCAGAATTCAATGTTTTCCACAAATCCCCAGTTAGGTTTTGTGCCCGGAAATCAGGTCCGGCCACAGATTGACCCAAACGAGAAAAACCTTAATCCACCAAACGTTAGTGCAAATTCTTTTGTATCATCATCCCCTTTTTCGTCTCAGCAGTTACAAGGGAATACTTCTGGATCACTTAATCCTAATTTGGCTCACACAAATAACTCTCAACCTCCTGCATTTATGAAACAG GAAAAACCTAATAGCAATATTAAAACTAATGTTCCAAACTCTAATTGGAAAGGATCACCTAGCaaaaacttcaaaaataaaCCAAATCGAGGGGGGTTTCAAGCAGG ATTCCAGAAGTCGAAATTTCATGATGTCAACAATGGAAAGAAGGGAAGTGGGTTTCCTATAGAACATAATGGCAAAG GGCCTAACAGTGGGAGGGGAGGACACtatggtttaaaaccaaaggaACATAAGCAGCAACCAGAAAG ATCCTTGTCTGTGACTTACACTGTGCAAGAGATCCAACAGTGGCGTGAAGCACGGAAAAAGAATCATCCTTTCAATAACAACATTCAGAAG AAGCACAGTGAACACCCAAAAGACAGGAAGGCCATTAATAGGGAGGTCTTACAAAGAGAG CTCAAGGAGGTGTTAGCGAAGCAAGCTGAATTGGGAGTTGAAGTTGCTGAAATACCATCATACTACTTGAAGAATTCTGACAATCAAGCTCTTCAGAGtgaagggaaaaacaaatttactgacaaaagaaaattccaaaACAAGTTCAACAAGAAATCAGACAGAAAAGGTAGGTTCGCCAAGAGGCAGAAGTTTGATGACAAAGATTTTTCAGAAAGCCCCTCTTTGAAGAAGAGGAAGCCTACATTATTGCAGAAACTCCTGAGTTCAGATGTAAAGAGGGATAAGAGCCACCTGATTCAGGTTTTCAGGTTCATGGTAATGAATTCTTTCTTCAAACATTGTCTTGATAAGCCGCTGAGATATCCGTTGGTCGTGGTTAAAGAAAAGGGGTCTGAAGTTGATGGTGAAGAAAAATACTTGCACACCGGAAAAGATGTTCTTAAAGGAGGGAATGAGGAAACAGTTCAAAAAATTGTGACCTTCAATAATGATAATAGCCATGATTGTGAAGATGAAGATAGTGATGATGACGAGAATGATTCTATTGTTGATAATAATCTTCATAAAGATCCTTCTTCCTTGGTTAAAAGACAGTGTGATAGTGGCGAAGGAATTGGGAAATTTGATGAAGAGGAGGGAGAAATTATAGAATGA